DNA sequence from the Salvia splendens isolate huo1 chromosome 19, SspV2, whole genome shotgun sequence genome:
ctttcccgagatgcaTTAGGTTTAgaagtcgaaccaaccctagggtccttagtctataaatagggctttGTTTATCAAGTTACGGATGAATAAGAATTACAATATTTGCCCACAAAATACGTGAGTTTATCTAAACCTAGTtcgccgctgcccgacggagaatcctccgcgcacagccgctgCTAGAAGACGCCGCCGATCCTGTGTAGGACGCCGGAGTTATCGTTGGATCGCCGCGCAACCCCGCCGCCGATCACGTTGAGGTAATAAGGccttaacatctggtgctttcatccagtacTCATGAAAGGTTTCGACAATAACGGCAAGGCCGTTTGGGGGGGGGACACAACGATTCCTACCCGCCATACAGATTCGGGGGTCGTCCGCCGAGGACGAACCGCCGCGACGGTGGGGGTTTCCACCGACAACATGGGGACGACGGCGAGGGGGAGATTCGCCAACCCGAGGAGTCGCGCAGGGAAGAGACCAACACTACTACCTTGGCTCAGGTTTTGGAGAGGTTGGAACGTTTGGAGAAATTCGATTCAGCGAGGGAAGATCCGGATCGCCGCGGCGGGAATCTTGGAAGTTCTTGGTCACGCGGAGCGGTGAATCCGCCAGAGTATGACGACGAAGACGATTGGGGATTTGATGAGACACGTCGCATGCGCAACGGAGGGACATTTGTTCGGGGTAAAAACCCTAATTGGGGTTTACGCGAGGGGCAACCCGACACGAGGCTGAGACGCGATCAATGGGGTCGCCATGGTCCGGGATGGACGATGCAGGGAACCCCCAACTCGAGGCTGGCGCCCGGAGGGTTCGATCAATCATACGACCGGCCTCCGACATGCTGGGACCCCCCCCAGCGATATCAGGGTACCGTGCCGGGTTTCGACAGACCACCGGGGGTAAAGATGGATCCGCCCAGGTTCGACGGGTCAGACGCGACTAATTGGATCGCAAGAGTCCAATATTATTTCAATCACCTTATGATGCCCGAGGCTCAACGATTACATTACGCGGTGATGCTGTTTGATCAACCTGCAGCTGAATGGGTCTTTAATTACTGCGCGAATAACGAATTCGTCACGTGGAATGAGTTTCTGGGGGACGTTCGCCACCGTTTCGATagaaagagttttcaaaattactTTGGGTTGTTGGCCAAACTCACGCAAACGGGATCACTTTTGGAGTACCACAAtacatttgaaaaatatttgaatCGGGTCCATGGAGTCCCGGAATCAGAGTTATTCACTTTGTTCGTAGCTGGCCTCAAACCGGACATTCAGGAGCGCGTGAAGTTGCACAGACCGGAATCATTGGCAGCCGCGATGGCCTTGATTTTGGAGTGGACGGAGGAGATACATGACCGTGGGGCACAGGCAGCCTTTTCAACCGTGCCTCGTCGCGCTTGGCAGAATCGTGATGGACGGGGGCAGTCAAGTACCTCGGCAGCACCGACATCCGCATCGGTCACAACCGCCGTGGGCCAGACCACGGGTTCAGTGGGTCGCAGTGGGGAAAGGCCgctaaaagtggaataaagtaaatgattttataaatcatggacaaaccaaaatggtaaaagagttctttaaatcgtggacggaggaagtacttaAGATTCGGCCCTGGTTTTTCTACAAATTATAACTTGGTCGTAAAAATATTGCAGGTTTGCTATGTGCCATGGTAGGCCCTCCTATATTCACCATCTTTGGAATCGGCGCTGTATCACTGGGCTTCTATCAAACTTTGGGTGGTTTGTTTTGCTACATAATAATATCCTTATATTATTATAAGTATATAATGCTTGCATAAACACATAAATTCCATGAATATATAAGCgatgaataaaataagtatCTCAATTGTAATTAATTTGgcgtaattcgtgatattagcGATCATTTGTTTTAGGTGTAGTTGCTGCGGGCGTCGGTTTCCTATCTGCTCAAGAATATATTGAATTAGTAATAGGTGCGCTCCCTTGTTTATGTATATGCACTACCTTCTATTTCAGGCTTTTATTTTTAAGCAACTTTTCCATTCTAAAGATATTAAAAAGGATTAAAGAAGACTAATGGAAGTCCATTTAAGTAATATATAGAAAGTAGATGCATGTGCTAGTAATATGCATGCTAAATATCATATCGGGAAACAGTAttccaaatttaaaaattgaactAGGTATTACTAAATCATGTAAGTgctacaatatatatatatcgaatatataaaaggaaaaggaaaatagCAAACAATTACTTATAGTCTATAGAACCATATAATGCTAGGATTCCAGCACAGTAAGaagtactaatttataaatgtaTATTCTCTTAATTCTAAATATTATTAGTTATAAATGTACACAGAAACTTGTACATATAAATTCAACATCAATTgatggttttttattttatcattttcactTGTCACGGCAGATTTGATATTCTTGCTACCAAGGTTTATCCTTTTTCCTGTTGCTATGTGGCTTTTGATCAAGAAATTTCGGAGAAGGCATAGGTCCATGTATACAAGAATCGAAAGTTTCTTACGAAGTGACAACCAACTCACACCAATTAGATATTCATATTCAGACATTAAGAAGATGACAGGAGGCTTTCAAGACAAACTAGGTGAAGGTGGCTACGGTTCTGTCTACAAAGGGAAGCTCCGAAGTGGCTTTCATGTGGCAGTCAAATTACTCGGGAAATCTGGAGGAAGTGGACAAGACTTCATGAATGAAATTGCAACTATTGGAAGGATCCATCATGTCAATGTGGTGAAACTTGTTGGATATTGTGCACACGGCTCCAAACGCGCACTTATCTATGATTTCATGCCCAACGGTTCCCTTGAAAAATATCTTTTCAATAGAGACAAAACGATCTCATTGAGTTGGGACACGAAGTTTGAGATTGCAGTTGGTGTTGCTCGTGGGATTGAGTATCTGCACCGAGGGTGTGATGTTCAGATCTTGCATTTTGACATCAAGCCTCATAACATACTTCTTGATGTTAACTTCATCCCTAAAATATCGGATTTTGGGCTAGCAAAGTTTTTCCCAGCAGATAAAACCACCGTGACTATGACTGCTGCTAGAGGAACCATAGGATACGTTGCTCCTGAACTGATTAGCAGAAGTATTGGATCTGTCTCTTACAAGGCAGATGTTTATAGTTTCGGGATGTTGTTAATGGAAATGGTAAGTTTGAAGAAAGACTTGATAGGGAACAATGACAATTCGAGTCAGTATTTTCCGTATTGGATATATGACTACTTCAACCTAGGGAAGGACATTGAAGTCGTGAATGGTGGTGATGATGATAGTTGGAAGAAATATGGTCGGAAGATGACAATAGTTGCATTATGGTGCATACAGATGTGTCCTGACCATCGTCCCTCAATGAACAAAGTGTTGGAAATGTTGGAGGGTGATGTTGAACGTCTAAATATTCCCGAGTATCCTTCTCAATCTATTCAAACCGCGGTAGTAGATCAAACATTTTCCACTGATTCAGTATCGTTGCTGGAACATGATGATTCTTCACCCAGTGTTGAAATTATTGTTGAAGAGTTCCATAGTTGCCATAGTTCTGAATTGCCTAAATATTGTAGTAACatgtactactagtatttaggTTTATGTGGGCCCCATGCTCTTGTAAATTAAGTTTATTAAAGATGTGTTTGAGATTTTAGATTTCTTTCTTTGGGTGGTGATTTGTGAAGTTAGCATATGGGCCTCGGCCCACTAAATTATTTGTGTTAATTGATTATCGCTGGAGTCATAAATTGCTAACATGGAGACCAAGTTTATATTTGTAAATGGAGTAAAATTTATTATCCAAATTATAGAAGTCCTCGTTATTTATTAGGACAATTCTGATTTTTTATGTCAACTTTTTTACATGGTAGGGAAGTAACAGTAATGTTTAACCTTCATCttttttgaaaaagaaagcATGCCCCGGAGTATGTAATGATTAACTTTCAATGTGCTCGGTCCATTATCTAAATGTAGAAATTATAATAACCATTTTAGTTCGTCACTCAAAAATagatattttctatttaaaaaacCTTTTTCTTTCCTAGGTGGGACTCATTTCCAATTAATTatacttcaattactttttatttctatCTCTTTTTACTCAAAGTCGGACCAGTTGAAGTTACATAGAAAAGCATAGAAAGAAAGTGGTAAAAGGGAGTCAAACTCAGACCAATTTAGTGCAAGATATAACTAACATCCGTCCGTTACATTTGCACCTACAACCGTAACAATCTATAaattcatttatcttttaattaataGGACAAAATCAAATCTATTATCGCTCCTAATTATActcttctatttttttaatcatgtgTATGGTGTAATGAAGGTTACTACCTCGTGATACCTGGTATGTTGAATTAACATCTCAATATCAATTAGTGCAAGTTTGTTAAGAGCACAAATCTCTTAACGAAGAATCCTCGCTGACTACGTAAGCAACACACCAATTCCGGCGCCCCGAGCGATGGGGTCGGCGGCTGAAACTGAGAGACTGGCGCGGAGGATCCCTCCGTCGGCAGTATTGAAAGTTTGTagagtattgcacaagtaatgtgggcaaaataattcttcattaattgattgGAGTGAGTAATAAaggccctatttataataatctagaccctagggttggttcgacctaatcctattcatcgggaaagaaccaacaaagaaaacccgacggagcttataaaaCGCTCGACCCATTAATAGTTCAAAAAGGAATTAAATAATaacaaaaggaaataaataataataaaaggaaaataataaaaacattaaACTTGTAACAGAATAGGGACGTAGTTCCTCCAGCCCATTCCGTCCTTTCGTCGAGCAGCTGGCGCGCTACTTGGTGACGAAGTCTTGGTAGCGCTCCGGCTGCTTGATTTCCCTCCTCGGCCTCAACTTCCTCGCCGTGTCGTTCTCCGGTGGTTTCTCCAGCTCCTCGGCGGGAGCAGGCTCTTCTTCACTCTGCTCTTCACTCTGTAATGCCGGCGAAGCAGGCGACTCCGTCGTGTCTCCGTTGGCGTTGCCCTCTGTTACCTGTGATCCTGATGAGGGCCTAACAACTCCCCCGTCCTTAGAAACTCCCTTGTCCTCAAGGGAAAGTGTAGGGTACCTCATCCGCATGTCTGTCAACGGCTCCCAAGAGAGAGAATCCGTCCCGTCTGACCATCTTACTAGGACGTGCTCCACCGCCGCTCCCTTGTGCCATAATATCTTCGAGTCGAGTATAGCTACTGGATGGGCCAGGGGCCGATTGCCGACGAAATCATCAGGGAGTGGCACGATGGGATCGTCCTTCATGAAGGCGCGTAGGAGGCTCACGTGGAACACATTGTGAACGCGACTTCCTTCCGGTAACCGGAGTTTGTACGCCACCGGCCCTATTCGTTCGACCACTTCGAAAGGGCCGTAGAAACGCTTAGCAAGCTTCGCGGAGAGGGGTTTGGCGACCGAATGTTGGCGATACGGCTGCAATTTCAACCAAACAAAACTACCCACCTCAAACTAGATGTGTCGCCGATGTCTGTTCGCCGACGCCGTCATCCGCTGCTGAGCGCGAGCTAAATTCTTATGCGTTACTAACAGAAAGACGCATAATAATTATGCGTCGTTAGTTATTGACGCATAATCGTTATGCGTCGCGaataaacgacgcataagggttatgcgtcgttagatattgacgcataaccattgtgCATCGTTCATTAGCGACGCATAACACTTATGCGTCTTTATTTAGCGACGCATAATTCTTATGCGTCGTTCGTTGAGTTTTAAACCGGGCAGAAGGCAGAACCAGCCAGAAACGGACGAGCAGAAGCAGGGGACGAAACCAAACGACGAAATCAAGCGATTTCCGACGAATCCGAGCAAAATCCGGCGAATTTCCACCATTTTGCAACCatattccggtaattgttcttcaatttggctaaatacatcctttaatgtttaatttgggcaggttttccgtaatttagtaaaagtagggttttttattaaattgatggatttttggtatatttttgttgttttgttgcatataattagggattatgatgaaaatatgggttatgatgaaattgatggaatttttggtcgactttccgtaatttgtgtatttcatatgtatttaatttagcaaaattagggtttatgatgaaattgttggatttgttgGTCGATTTTCCGTAATTTGGGTATTTCATACGCATATAATTGAATGGGTAGAAGCAATTGATTAAGTTTTTGTAATTGTGCCCCTTTTGGTGGGCGATTTTATGTAATTtgggtatttcatatgcatatattgCGCCCCTaagttgcaatttagttagcttgttgagttgttatgaaaaaaattgaatcatgggtgaatgttttgaagtagatggcatctgcaagttccgaacaacagttatgctatggacctgaggatccatcacTACTGTTTCATCAGAACGAACATATTTCAGGCTCCTTGATGGCGAATGGCACAGCAAATGTGTTGAGAAGtcgtaggacggagagtaaggtGTGGGCATTGccaatacatgaaaatgtgatgtattggctagatgtatgggggttcagaggcgtggttgaatgtggaaggccgatgaggatggacaatgagcTAATAACGGCCTTGGTCGAGCACTGGAGGCCTGAGacacactgtttccaccttccagttggTGAAGTTACTGtaaccttacaggatgtgcaaagcctgtggggtttgagagcagacggtcgtgttttcactggccgtgactaccctgttggatttgaagattggtccagcaagtgtagagatttgttgggatggatacctgacgCAGAAACCGAAACGAAGCACGGTGGTTTGTTGATGACGTCTCTGATCCACCAAGCGACGATGCCGTTGGGTGATGGGCTGCCTGAGTATGCATACATTCAAAGAGCACGTATACATGCTCTGATCTTGTTAGGGGGGCTTATTTTACCGGACACCACAGGGTGCAAGGTCCCCTTTATGTGGTTAAATGCCTTAGACGATCCGGAAGATGTGGCTaatatcagttggggtagtgctgctttagcatacctgtatcattatttgtgcgaGGCTTTTATAGGCAGACAGAGAAGAGATGTGGGTGGACCTATGGTTCTCTTGCAGCTGTGGGCctgggaaagaatgcctacaTTGAGGCCAACCTTCTTGATATCACCTATGCACACGCCGTATATTCCGTGTGGAGCCAagtaatgtttttgtttaaattaactcacataattatgtattttgttgataacttttgacattaatattatgtataggtggcacggagttactgaaattggaaTTGCTCCCCGACATTCAGTAGCTCATTATCGTGATCAGTTATCACTGATCCGTCCTGGCCAGGTGAAATTTGTTTGTGTTGTCTTAGTTAATGAATTTACTTactatagtatgaaattaattgtgttttttattttatttgtttgtagtttatgtGGACACCCTATGCAGACTGTATCCTCCCTGAGTACTGCATTGATTCGACTGCATCCTACTTGTGCGATACTTATTTGGTGTGCTGGTCATTTGTCGAGGCACACGAGGCTGGACGCGTTTCCCGACAATTTAACCGCTACCAGCGTATTCCTCAGTACTGTGATAGGATACTACATAGCTCCGGCCATTTGAGTAAAATTCACCGCCGTGGGAGGAAGGGCGCTGATTGGGCTAAGGTACAtaagttcttcattgatgaatgGGACTTGCGTCACGACAGGTTCCAAGCAACTTTTGACCATGCAACGGCGACAATGGATGGTCGCATTAATCCGGGCTATATGGCGTGGTACAATAGGATCACCGTGTCGTACCTAGTTCAACCTGGGACACAGTCAACTGAAGGGATGAACGAGGCAGCCCCTTCTAATTTATTGGCGGTATGTgatgtttttgtatataaaaatgtctttagtttaaagtttgtattgCTCACCGTGGTATGATGTCATTTGTATTTGTGTTATCTAGGTTGAGATCCTTCAGAGGATATGGCATTTGACCTCTGAACATGAAACAGACCCTCGGTTACGGCAGATTCGAGAAATGGCTGCTTCGGCACTTCGTGCGATGAACCATGCTGAAGCGATGGAGTATCCATCTTCTCAACGGCGAAATGTGGTCATGCCGCCACGCCCACCAACTTCTCTTCGTCATGGACTGCCGGGTGTCCGGACGGGTGGGCACGGGATTACGTTACAGCATAGGTTgtcgcagcagcagcagccgcaaCCTGAGTATGCGGTACCAGAGCCCTTGAGTCCGGAGTGCGATCCACCAGGATGGTCTCAGCTGAGTGGTGCAAGCCACGAGCCATCGCAATGGGGAGCACGCACGTCATGTGATTCATTCTTTTGCGGTGTGTCTGATTGGGATGCAGCTCAACCAGGACGTGATACGTACTTTCGGAATTATCAATTTATGGATCCTGTGGGGGAAGAAGAGGGTCAGGAAGAAGAGGGTCCGGAAGAAGAGGGCGGGGAAGAAGAGGGCGGGGAGGAACATGACGAAGTAATATTCCGACCACCGACCGTGGGATCCTCACGACCATCAAGTACGATTGGGAGGGCTATGCAGAATGTATTAAGGGGATTTTCAACAAGGAAGAACAAAGGGAAAGCTCCGACAAAGTTCACGCCTCCATCTAGATAGATTTCGGTCATATGTTGGTATTTGTGTCTATTGAAACAGGTTGTGATCGTAAGTTGatttttgaacattttttaTATGATGAAGCATAAATACTTCGGAATGTTTTCTATGGTGGAATGAACaatattatgattttgataaacaaatataaacaaatatcgTCATATGCCCGAAACATGTTTCAAAAATCAACATACGACCACACCGGGCGAAGTGGCTGGACTCGatataaatttacataaaatcgcccgaccgggcgttttagaaaaataaaatcgtCCGACCGGGCAAAGTTTCTGGACTGAATAGTGCGTGACGAAATTCACCCAGTGACGCATAACGATTATGCGTCGTTCTTTGGTGACGCATAACAATTATGCGTCACTGGGTGAATGTCGTCACGCACTGTTGAGTCCAGaaacttcgcccggtcgggcgattttatttttctaaaacgcccagtcgggcgattttatgtaaatttgtaTCGAGTCCAGCCACTTCGCCCGGTGTGGTCGTATGTTGAAATTTGAACATTTTTGATGGGTTGAAACATGTTTCGGGCATATGTTGGTATTTgtttatcaaaatcataatactTGTCGTAATAACAATCATTATAACTGTCATAATAAAAAGCATAATGACTGTCCACAACATCTCACAAATGTTGAAACATACACATAGTAGCTATCACATCTCACAAATGTTGAAACATACACATAGCAGCTATCACATCTCACAAATGTTGAAACATACACATAGTAGCTATCACATCTCACAAATATTTACCACGACTTTACTGAACGGCACCGGCTGAGCAATTTCTTCGGTCATGCCCCTCTATCCCGCAATTTCTGCAACGGCGGGGAGCTCTCGGTTCATCTTCCTCCtggacatccatttgattaagTATCCTCCTTCTTCTAACTCGGCCACGCGTTCTAGGAATCAACTGCTGAGGGGTGATGTACAAGTTCCATGAAGGTACAACCCAATACTCTTCGTGTCTTGGTGCATCAAATGAAACTTGAGTATAGTACTGTGATCTCCATGTACCTAGGTAGTACTTCTCATCAATGAGGTCAATCATAACATGACCTCGGTCTCTAGCAACCGCACAAGCATGCGAACAAGGgattctccacatctgccacttaccACAACTGCAACTCGATTCAAAATACCTCACTAATTGAACATTGTTGCCCTTTGACACTCCTTGTACGATTCTTCCTCGAGTTCGGACATGGTACTTCCCTGTATCTCGGTCAATGACAGTGATGTAATGTTTTCGCCCCTTTGAGTCATTCTTAGCAAGTTTGTCCCTCGCCCATGAGGTTAATTCACCTTCGGTGTGTTCGATTGTTGTCTTCTTCTCCACCCACCATTTTATCGTCCtccaaaatgtcaaatcaacCAACGCTCTAATCGGCAACTCTCTCACACCCCTCAAGACGTTATTGTAGCACTCCGACATGTTTGTTGTGGCCACCCCCCACCTAAGTCCACCATCGTAGCACAATGACCAACATTCTTTTGTAATCCTATTCAGCATTCGAACCGCACCACTGTTGACATCATGTAGTGCTCGACGTCTTCTGGAAAATTTACGTTCCTGAGAACTGACCCCCAACTTCCATATAATGGCCTTCACATTGGGGTTATGtgcttcttcaacacattttccctcacatgaagcaaacaaaatttgtggtgtatctgcggggcccttgtcatgatttcagactccattgcattcaagagtcctttatgcctatctgatataatGCACACCTCCCTCTCGTATTCCACCACATGAgttctgacatgatccaaaaaccacgaccaactgtcatcggtttcttcatccaccacagcatatgcaataggcaagcatgtcttgttagcatcaaaaccacaagcaacaagcaacttacctttaaatcttcctcggaggtgagtcccgtccaatgttaacaccggtgcggccttctggaacgcatgtattgcaggcccaaatgcccagaaaacatagttgaacACCATTGTACGCCTCCGACTCAACAGCTCGTTAtgcttccactcaacaattgtgcccgtattctgtgactggagttcaaacatgtagcttggcaactgCTTAAATGAttcctcccatccaccgtacacaaactctatagcctttctctttgcataccatgcctttttataactgattaacacaccaaatctgtcttgaacatcagctattattgagaagaccttgaaatcggcacattgtcgcacatgatgtcgaatcaacagagctatcattggggatgaaaagttagcatgatctctATTAGCCCGATGGCCTACACAAGTATGTCGATCCTTCCACTTCCTAACTTCCCACATATCGTCATGCGACCTTTGTGTAACTGAAACCTCCCACTTACATTCCCTCACTTTTTCAGCGtcggtggtgctgatgatgcctgcccctgttactgtcgttcctgctggaaatttgcatacaacatgccaccttcttaatttgctctcgacaaccttaaactgtttttcattccacaaactccacatagttatagcagtcttcacgtgtagcttggaatcaaattttgttcccaacacgatccgatgcggctcattctcattccaatacaaaaggctgtgttcattaccacccacatcatccgatactccagaaggacgacttggtaattcacgaaagaatctaaacccactaggattgtattccggaagtggttgttcaccttgcataacaggtttacaATTAGGGactgactcaacttattttaacacaagaaattcccgcaagtgtacgtggctagtgtagcacaaagcaagcaa
Encoded proteins:
- the LOC121778701 gene encoding LEAF RUST 10 DISEASE-RESISTANCE LOCUS RECEPTOR-LIKE PROTEIN KINASE-like 2.3 isoform X7, with the protein product MLLFRNIWQSQLSKLPAMSTTLILLFILTTLAHFSHAKPLCPPSSCGVIRNISYPFRLEGDSSHCGYRILTCRHNLTSISLNSRNYYVKAIDYQNSTIRLVDASLNYDNICSFPISSTYYKYRFSDDSDYSYYIPINYNSTYRYDYKATSINLMSCPNPMKNSSLYTNISTKCSRMNDRSYSYIKVGHMSASELPHMCRLDLIAMTSWHFHDLKNVSLSEIHHSLLYGFELVFYRVWGSSWSAPFWWDLLLHPITLLIIGLLCAMVGPPIFTIFGIGAVSLGFYQTLGDLIFLLPRFILFPVAMWLLIKKFRRRHRSMYTRIESFLRSDNQLTPIRYSYSDIKKMTGGFQDKLGEGGYGSVYKGKLRSGFHVAVKLLGKSGGSGQDFMNEIATIGRIHHVNVVKLVGYCAHGSKRALIYDFMPNGSLEKYLFNRDKTISLSWDTKFEIAVGVARGIEYLHRGCDVQILHFDIKPHNILLDVNFIPKISDFGLAKFFPADKTTVTMTAARGTIGYVAPELISRSIGSVSYKADVYSFGMLLMEMVSLKKDLIGNNDNSSQYFPYWIYDYFNLGKDIEVVNGGDDDSWKKYGRKMTIVALWCIQMCPDHRPSMNKVLEMLEGDVERLNIPEYPSQSIQTAVVDQTFSTDSVSLLEHDDSSPSVEIIVEEFHSCHSSELPKYCSNMYY
- the LOC121778701 gene encoding LEAF RUST 10 DISEASE-RESISTANCE LOCUS RECEPTOR-LIKE PROTEIN KINASE-like 2.3 isoform X4; protein product: MLLFRNIWQSQLSKLPAMSTTLILLFILTTLAHFSHAKPLCPPSSCGVIRNISYPFRLEGDSSHCGYRILTCRHNLTSISLNSRNYYVKAIDYQNSTIRLVDASLNYDNICSFPISSTYYKYRFSDDSDYSYYIPINYNSTYRYDYKATSINLMSCPNPMKNSSLYTNISTKCSRMNDRSYSYIKVGHMSASELPHMCRLDLIAMTSWHFHDLKNVSLSEIHHSLLYGFELVFYRVWGSSWSAPFWWDLLLHPITLLIIGLLCAMVGPPIFTIFGIGAVSLGFYQTLGVVAAGVGFLSAQEYIELVIDLIFLLPRFILFPVAMWLLIKKFRRRHRSMYTRIESFLRSDNQLTPIRYSYSDIKKMTGGFQDKLGEGGYGSVYKGKLRSGFHVAVKLLGKSGGSGQDFMNEIATIGRIHHVNVVKLVGYCAHGSKRALIYDFMPNGSLEKYLFNRDKTISLSWDTKFEIAVGVARGIEYLHRGCDVQILHFDIKPHNILLDVNFIPKISDFGLAKFFPADKTTVTMTAARGTIGYVAPELISRSIGSVSYKADVYSFGMLLMEMVSLKKDLIGNNDNSSQYFPYWIYDYFNLGKDIEVVNGGDDDSWKKYGRKMTIVALWCIQMCPDHRPSMNKVLEMLEGDVERLNIPEYPSQSIQTAVVDQTFSTDSVSLLEHDDSSPSVEIIVEEFHSCHSSELPKYCSNMYY
- the LOC121778701 gene encoding LEAF RUST 10 DISEASE-RESISTANCE LOCUS RECEPTOR-LIKE PROTEIN KINASE-like 2.3 isoform X8 is translated as MLLFRNIWQSQLSKLPAMSTTLILLFILTTLAHFSHAKPLCPPSSCGVIRNISYPFRLEGDSSHCGYRILTCRHNLTSISLNSRNYYVKAIDYQNSTIRLVDASLNYDNICSFPISSTYYKYRFSDDSDYSYYIPINYNSTYRYDYKATSINLMSCPNPMKNSSLYTNISTKCSRMNDRSYSYIKVGHMSASELPHMCRLDLIAMTSWHFHDLKNVSLSEIHHSLLYGFELVFYRVWGSSWSAPFWWDLLLHPITLLIIGLLCAMVGPPIFTIFGIGAVSLGFYQTLDLIFLLPRFILFPVAMWLLIKKFRRRHRSMYTRIESFLRSDNQLTPIRYSYSDIKKMTGGFQDKLGEGGYGSVYKGKLRSGFHVAVKLLGKSGGSGQDFMNEIATIGRIHHVNVVKLVGYCAHGSKRALIYDFMPNGSLEKYLFNRDKTISLSWDTKFEIAVGVARGIEYLHRGCDVQILHFDIKPHNILLDVNFIPKISDFGLAKFFPADKTTVTMTAARGTIGYVAPELISRSIGSVSYKADVYSFGMLLMEMVSLKKDLIGNNDNSSQYFPYWIYDYFNLGKDIEVVNGGDDDSWKKYGRKMTIVALWCIQMCPDHRPSMNKVLEMLEGDVERLNIPEYPSQSIQTAVVDQTFSTDSVSLLEHDDSSPSVEIIVEEFHSCHSSELPKYCSNMYY
- the LOC121778701 gene encoding rust resistance kinase Lr10-like isoform X9, whose translation is MILKMYLFQKSTTLSCTDLNSSSTESGDHHGLLPSGGVRTIYKISLILIYNDCGPWSPPWWDLLLHPITLLIIGEIVRLLCAMVGPPIFTIFGIGAVSLGFYQTLGGVVAAGVGFLSAQEYIELVIDLIFLLPRFILFPVAMWLLIKKFRRRHRSMYTRIESFLRSDNQLTPIRYSYSDIKKMTGGFQDKLGEGGYGSVYKGKLRSGFHVAVKLLGKSGGSGQDFMNEIATIGRIHHVNVVKLVGYCAHGSKRALIYDFMPNGSLEKYLFNRDKTISLSWDTKFEIAVGVARGIEYLHRGCDVQILHFDIKPHNILLDVNFIPKISDFGLAKFFPADKTTVTMTAARGTIGYVAPELISRSIGSVSYKADVYSFGMLLMEMVSLKKDLIGNNDNSSQYFPYWIYDYFNLGKDIEVVNGGDDDSWKKYGRKMTIVALWCIQMCPDHRPSMNKVLEMLEGDVERLNIPEYPSQSIQTAVVDQTFSTDSVSLLEHDDSSPSVEIIVEEFHSCHSSELPKYCSNMYY
- the LOC121778701 gene encoding rust resistance kinase Lr10-like isoform X10 yields the protein MILKMYLFQKSTTLSCTDLNSSSTESGDHHGLLPSGGVRTIYKISLILIYNDCGPWSPPWWDLLLHPITLLIIGLLCAMVGPPIFTIFGIGAVSLGFYQTLGGVVAAGVGFLSAQEYIELVIDLIFLLPRFILFPVAMWLLIKKFRRRHRSMYTRIESFLRSDNQLTPIRYSYSDIKKMTGGFQDKLGEGGYGSVYKGKLRSGFHVAVKLLGKSGGSGQDFMNEIATIGRIHHVNVVKLVGYCAHGSKRALIYDFMPNGSLEKYLFNRDKTISLSWDTKFEIAVGVARGIEYLHRGCDVQILHFDIKPHNILLDVNFIPKISDFGLAKFFPADKTTVTMTAARGTIGYVAPELISRSIGSVSYKADVYSFGMLLMEMVSLKKDLIGNNDNSSQYFPYWIYDYFNLGKDIEVVNGGDDDSWKKYGRKMTIVALWCIQMCPDHRPSMNKVLEMLEGDVERLNIPEYPSQSIQTAVVDQTFSTDSVSLLEHDDSSPSVEIIVEEFHSCHSSELPKYCSNMYY